From Gallus gallus isolate bGalGal1 chromosome 14, bGalGal1.mat.broiler.GRCg7b, whole genome shotgun sequence, one genomic window encodes:
- the TMEM204 gene encoding transmembrane protein 204, producing MTVQKLVATAVLVALVSLILNNAAAFTPNWVYQTLEDGRKRSVGLWKMCWLAERSRAGASTSSRHGQGEERECEALGWGSESAGFQESRSTVKLQFDMMRACNLIATVALTAGQLIFVLGLVEIPIISQDTQWWEEAIAAVFQLASFVLVIGLVTFYRIGPYTNLSWSCYLNIGACLLATLAAAILIWNILHRREDCMAPRVIVISRTLTARFRRGLENDYVESPC from the exons ATGACTGTCCAGAAACTGGTAGCCACAGCTGTGTTGGTAGCCTTGGTCTCACTTATTCTTAACAACGCGGCTGCCTTTACTCCTAACTGGGTGTACCAGACCCTGGAAGATGGGCGTAAGCGCAGCGTGGGGCTCTGGAAGatgtgctggctggcagagaggagcagggcaggagcgAGCACGAGCAGCAGGCATGGGCAAGGGGAGGAGCGTGAGTGTGAAGCCCTGGGCTGGGGCTCGGAGTCAGCTGGGTTCCAGGAGTCTCGCAGCACTGTCAAAC TGCAGTTTGACATGATGCGTGCCTGTAACCTCATCGCTACTGTTGCTCTGACTGCTGGGCAGCTCATCTTCGTCCTGGGTCTGGTGGAGATACCGATCATTTCTCAGGATACCCAGTGGTGGGAGGAGGCCATTGctgctgtgttccagcttgCCA GTTTTGTTCTGGTCATTGGATTGGTGACTTTCTACCGCATCGGACCATACACCAACCTCTCATGGTCCTGTTACCTGAACATTGGAGCCTGTCTTTTGGCCACACTGGCAGCTGCCATCCTCATATGGAACATCCTTCATAGGCGTGAGGACTGCATGGCGCCGCGGGTCATTGTCATTAGCCGTACCCTGACTGCTCGGTTTCGCCGGGGCCTGGAAAATGACTACGTGGAGTCACCGTGCTGA